The following coding sequences are from one Paenarthrobacter ureafaciens window:
- a CDS encoding FAD-dependent oxidoreductase, with protein sequence MSSSSRHIVIAGAGPAAQALVRRLAGKGPRPQGQRLFDGTITVLSNRDECPQELLELAGLPRVSVRFGQAASYIDAEAKAVTTVDGMEFAYDQLVIATGSAPLLPPVTGAYCGLSYSTIDDAGPIGEAIKDATRVVGHRPLGILVGTGPAAGQAEAVLRARGVRPVRTTLRPAAVVPSLAGSPLPAAGILFEDGSSMNGDLVVLAEDRIARTELALTAGLRIASDGGIAVGRDLATSVPGIWAIGDAASCDGLRLGLLLSAESSAMLCAAGILSGAPAAAFGNAEDTREAA encoded by the coding sequence ATGTCCTCCTCTTCCCGGCACATCGTCATCGCAGGCGCAGGTCCGGCCGCCCAGGCTTTGGTTCGGCGGCTGGCGGGCAAAGGACCCCGGCCGCAGGGCCAACGCCTCTTCGACGGCACCATCACGGTCCTGAGCAACCGTGATGAATGCCCGCAGGAACTCCTTGAACTGGCCGGACTCCCCCGCGTGTCCGTCCGCTTCGGCCAGGCGGCAAGCTACATCGATGCTGAAGCCAAGGCAGTCACCACCGTGGACGGCATGGAGTTCGCCTACGACCAACTGGTCATCGCCACCGGCTCAGCTCCCTTGCTGCCGCCAGTCACGGGCGCCTACTGCGGCCTGAGCTACTCCACAATCGACGATGCCGGCCCCATCGGGGAAGCCATCAAGGACGCCACGCGCGTGGTCGGTCACCGGCCTTTGGGGATATTGGTAGGTACCGGACCCGCTGCCGGACAAGCCGAGGCGGTCCTCCGGGCCCGCGGAGTCCGTCCCGTCCGCACCACGCTGCGCCCGGCCGCCGTCGTACCTTCCCTGGCCGGTTCCCCGCTGCCGGCCGCCGGCATCCTGTTCGAGGACGGCAGCAGCATGAACGGCGACCTCGTGGTCCTTGCCGAAGACCGGATCGCCCGCACCGAACTCGCCCTGACGGCGGGCCTCCGGATAGCCTCCGACGGCGGCATCGCAGTCGGGCGCGACCTCGCCACCTCGGTTCCCGGCATTTGGGCGATCGGCGACGCAGCTTCCTGCGACGGCCTGCGGCTGGGGCTGCTCCTGTCGGCCGAATCCTCAGCAATGCTGTGTGCCGCGGGGATTCTTTCAGGTGCCCCGGCGGCCGCTTTCGGGAACGCGGAGGACACCCGGGAAGCAGCGTGA
- a CDS encoding glycosyltransferase family 4 protein: MRVLHLGFEDPRMPGAGGGSVRTHEINRRLAARGFDVTVLTTRYPGWQERVQDGVRYVPIGLGSGGTRLTRLVAYVLRLPFEVRRRRVAADLVVEDFFAPFSTMAAPLWTKLPTIGVVQWLHARDKARQYKLPLHWVERWGVRKHRRLIAVSRGIADNLAALNPAIHVDVIGNGVDPAAWKATPHKGQNVLFVGRLELGHKGLDLLMAAWAKCCADVDGMLLVAGTGPDEAKLRALIRDAGLSERVQLLGWLSGEEKFRAFSEARLVLVPSRHETFGLVAIDALATGTPVIAFDIPCLREIVPPGVGWLVEPFDVGAFADEITRRYAQPGLEAVAEEGRKFAAGYNWDALADRQAEAYHAALEALSATTGRQDSAAERD; this comes from the coding sequence ATGAGAGTTTTGCATCTGGGGTTCGAGGACCCCCGCATGCCCGGGGCAGGCGGCGGATCCGTCAGGACCCATGAAATCAACCGGCGCCTTGCCGCCCGGGGATTCGACGTTACTGTGCTGACCACCCGGTATCCCGGGTGGCAGGAACGGGTCCAGGACGGCGTCCGCTATGTGCCCATCGGCCTTGGCAGTGGTGGCACCAGGCTCACCAGGCTGGTGGCGTACGTGCTGCGGTTGCCCTTCGAAGTGCGGCGGCGCCGGGTGGCGGCCGATCTGGTGGTGGAGGATTTTTTCGCACCCTTCTCCACCATGGCTGCGCCGCTCTGGACCAAACTTCCCACTATCGGCGTTGTCCAATGGCTGCATGCCAGGGACAAAGCACGGCAATACAAACTGCCCCTGCACTGGGTGGAAAGGTGGGGCGTTCGCAAGCACCGGAGGCTCATTGCAGTGTCCCGCGGAATCGCAGACAACCTTGCTGCACTGAATCCGGCCATCCATGTGGACGTGATCGGAAACGGCGTGGATCCTGCGGCGTGGAAAGCAACGCCCCACAAGGGCCAAAATGTCCTCTTCGTCGGGCGCCTGGAACTCGGCCACAAAGGTTTGGACCTGCTGATGGCGGCCTGGGCCAAGTGCTGCGCGGACGTGGACGGGATGCTCCTCGTTGCCGGCACGGGCCCGGACGAAGCAAAGCTGCGTGCGCTCATCCGCGACGCCGGTCTCTCAGAGCGCGTGCAGTTGCTCGGGTGGCTCTCCGGGGAGGAGAAGTTCCGCGCTTTCAGCGAGGCGCGCCTGGTGTTGGTGCCTTCGCGGCACGAGACCTTTGGACTCGTGGCCATCGATGCCCTGGCGACGGGCACGCCGGTGATTGCCTTCGACATCCCGTGCCTGCGGGAGATCGTCCCGCCAGGGGTGGGGTGGCTGGTCGAGCCGTTCGACGTCGGCGCGTTCGCAGACGAGATAACGCGCCGGTACGCACAACCCGGCTTGGAAGCCGTGGCTGAGGAAGGACGGAAGTTCGCGGCCGGCTACAACTGGGATGCGCTCGCGGACCGCCAGGCCGAGGCTTACCATGCCGCCTTGGAGGCACTTTCCGCAACAACCGGTCGGCAGGACAGTGCCGCTGAAAGGGATTAG
- a CDS encoding DUF1772 domain-containing protein, with amino-acid sequence MNWLLLINALYFLFGATMYVGTMWVLKFFLYPTWRSLARDNVDMHFGIPTRAATKFFTVVVPVMFISGGILVWSEWGTIRVVPAIICLLGIIVLTWVGQGIIIPINVRIRGGDFKDDAELRSLLKRWMMLNDIRFYVSTLTWAAMVWLLVDRGRLLESFG; translated from the coding sequence ATGAACTGGCTGCTGCTCATCAACGCCCTGTACTTCCTGTTCGGCGCCACCATGTACGTGGGCACCATGTGGGTCCTCAAGTTCTTCCTTTACCCCACGTGGCGTTCACTCGCGCGGGACAACGTGGACATGCACTTCGGGATTCCCACCCGTGCCGCCACCAAGTTCTTCACCGTGGTTGTGCCCGTCATGTTCATTTCCGGCGGCATCCTCGTCTGGTCCGAGTGGGGCACCATCCGGGTTGTTCCGGCCATCATCTGCCTGCTTGGCATCATCGTGTTGACCTGGGTGGGACAGGGAATCATCATTCCCATCAACGTCCGGATCCGCGGCGGCGACTTCAAGGACGACGCCGAACTGCGCTCGCTCCTCAAACGGTGGATGATGCTCAATGACATTCGTTTCTACGTCTCCACGCTGACGTGGGCTGCCATGGTGTGGCTCCTCGTTGACCGGGGCCGGCTGCTGGAGTCGTTCGGGTGA
- the deoC gene encoding deoxyribose-phosphate aldolase, protein MSTEAGIASYIDHTLLKPEASEADVLKVCAEAVEYKFKSVCVNPVWVKTVKNALKGSGVLTCSVVGFPLGATPSDVKAFEARGAVLDGADEVDMVINIAAARANDKGALVEDIAKVAEAVHGGEAILKVIIETSLLSDEQKVIACEAAVEAGADFVKTSTGFNGGGATAEDVALMRKAVGPDLGVKASGGVRSLADAQAMIAAGATRIGASSGIAIVKGEQGSSDY, encoded by the coding sequence ATGAGCACTGAAGCCGGCATTGCCTCCTACATCGACCACACGCTGCTGAAGCCCGAGGCCAGCGAGGCGGACGTCCTGAAGGTGTGCGCTGAGGCCGTCGAGTACAAATTCAAGTCCGTCTGCGTCAACCCGGTCTGGGTCAAGACCGTCAAGAACGCCCTCAAGGGTTCGGGAGTGCTGACATGCTCCGTGGTGGGCTTCCCGCTCGGTGCCACGCCCAGCGACGTCAAAGCGTTCGAAGCCCGCGGCGCGGTGCTGGACGGAGCGGACGAGGTGGACATGGTGATCAACATTGCCGCCGCGCGTGCCAATGACAAAGGCGCCCTGGTGGAAGACATCGCCAAGGTTGCCGAGGCCGTCCACGGAGGCGAGGCCATCCTGAAGGTCATTATTGAAACTTCCTTGCTGAGCGACGAGCAGAAGGTCATTGCCTGCGAGGCTGCCGTGGAGGCGGGCGCCGACTTCGTCAAGACGTCCACCGGTTTCAACGGCGGAGGCGCCACCGCAGAGGACGTCGCCCTGATGCGCAAGGCCGTGGGCCCGGATCTCGGCGTCAAGGCCTCGGGCGGAGTGCGCTCCCTGGCCGACGCACAGGCTATGATAGCTGCTGGTGCAACACGTATCGGAGCGAGCTCCGGGATTGCCATCGTCAAGGGTGAACAGGGTTCATCCGACTACTAA
- a CDS encoding PIG-L deacetylase family protein: MTQQKRVERSMAGNAPWLVLSPHLDDAVLSCGALLEAQAQKRTIVVATVFTEEGSPPHTRAARSFLSQCCITDAGELFEARKAEDRAVLAAMGVQYLHLGEVDALFRKREPLRHRRPFLKQGLVDKVWSKLPPELTHRYPTYRFDIALGRVAPGDQALIGKLRDKVAGLMASTQAELLFCPVGVGRHVDHLITREAAAGHPDNVVLYSDFPYNVATPPDAALLERQGYRSWTWEAGAASKLSRIREYATQADALFPSGVIPVKGETYFAAD; the protein is encoded by the coding sequence ATGACACAGCAAAAACGGGTTGAACGCTCCATGGCAGGAAACGCGCCTTGGCTTGTGCTGTCGCCCCATCTTGATGATGCAGTGCTCTCCTGCGGTGCGCTGCTCGAGGCCCAAGCGCAAAAGCGCACCATCGTGGTGGCCACCGTGTTCACGGAGGAGGGTTCCCCGCCGCACACTCGCGCGGCGCGATCGTTCCTGAGCCAGTGCTGCATCACCGACGCCGGGGAGCTCTTTGAAGCCCGCAAGGCCGAGGACAGGGCCGTGCTGGCTGCCATGGGTGTCCAGTACCTGCACCTGGGAGAGGTGGATGCCCTCTTCCGGAAGCGCGAACCACTCCGCCATCGCAGGCCGTTCCTTAAGCAGGGGCTCGTGGACAAGGTCTGGAGCAAGCTGCCTCCTGAACTGACGCACCGCTACCCGACCTACCGGTTCGATATCGCTTTGGGAAGAGTGGCGCCGGGCGACCAAGCGCTCATTGGGAAACTGAGGGACAAAGTTGCCGGGCTCATGGCCAGCACCCAGGCTGAATTGCTTTTTTGTCCGGTGGGAGTGGGACGGCACGTTGACCATCTGATCACGCGGGAGGCGGCAGCAGGGCACCCGGACAACGTCGTCCTGTACTCGGACTTCCCTTATAACGTGGCAACACCACCGGATGCGGCCTTGCTGGAGCGGCAGGGCTACCGATCCTGGACGTGGGAGGCCGGCGCTGCCTCCAAGCTTTCGCGCATACGGGAATATGCCACCCAGGCAGATGCCCTGTTCCCGAGCGGCGTGATTCCCGTCAAAGGGGAAACGTATTTCGCTGCGGACTGA
- a CDS encoding patatin-like phospholipase family protein, which yields MKRSLVLAGGGMRVAWQAGVVRALAEEGIDFHHVDGTSGGILTAGMLLSGVSPEDMCRRWLDVDVKDFGSALPVGDYLKGPWSLPAIGDADGILNKVFPALGVDADAVRRHATAPDAVEGSFNVVEFTEKRCHAIDAKDIDAELMAAGMSLPIFLTPLRRDGRIWTDAVWVRDANVAEALRRGADEVWLIWCIGNSPYWGDGPLEQYVHMIEMSAMGALLADFEAAAATGRHFVLHVIKPEHPLPLDPEFYLNRVDAGTLIGMGYRDARSYLDSLQPEGVAKDAGCTAMTEPPPGVRFNDTLRGDIGGSPLTFRATVVLPTAAVAGPPRFTGYVDHAGVGGRVFVADGRVESDGDQVTYRGKVRLGGSWQELSVTRTLHDDPGPDAWMDSRRAELALGDTRTDVRMTLADAAGLLASVEPVGAHGFIDRAGAAAGFAANGLRELLHRY from the coding sequence ATGAAGCGGTCCTTGGTATTGGCGGGCGGCGGGATGCGCGTTGCATGGCAGGCCGGAGTGGTCAGGGCACTGGCCGAGGAAGGGATCGATTTCCATCACGTGGATGGAACGTCCGGGGGTATCCTCACTGCCGGGATGCTGCTCTCCGGCGTATCTCCGGAGGACATGTGCCGGCGGTGGCTGGACGTTGACGTCAAGGACTTCGGCTCCGCACTGCCCGTGGGCGACTACCTTAAGGGTCCGTGGTCGCTGCCCGCCATCGGCGACGCCGACGGCATCCTCAACAAAGTGTTCCCTGCCCTGGGCGTCGACGCCGATGCCGTGCGCCGGCACGCAACTGCGCCGGACGCCGTCGAGGGTTCCTTCAACGTTGTGGAATTCACCGAGAAGCGGTGCCACGCAATCGATGCCAAGGACATCGACGCCGAACTGATGGCTGCGGGCATGTCCCTGCCGATCTTCCTCACTCCCCTGCGCCGCGACGGCAGGATCTGGACCGACGCCGTCTGGGTCCGGGACGCAAACGTCGCCGAGGCACTCCGGCGGGGCGCCGATGAAGTGTGGCTCATCTGGTGCATCGGCAACTCCCCGTATTGGGGTGACGGTCCGCTGGAACAGTACGTCCACATGATCGAAATGAGTGCCATGGGCGCGCTGCTGGCGGACTTCGAGGCGGCCGCGGCGACGGGCCGGCACTTCGTGCTGCACGTCATCAAACCCGAACACCCGCTTCCCCTGGATCCCGAGTTCTACCTGAACCGGGTGGACGCCGGGACGTTGATCGGCATGGGGTACCGCGACGCCCGCAGCTACCTCGATTCCCTGCAACCGGAGGGCGTGGCCAAGGACGCCGGCTGTACTGCCATGACGGAACCGCCCCCCGGAGTCCGCTTCAACGACACCCTGCGGGGAGACATCGGCGGCAGCCCACTGACGTTCCGGGCCACCGTGGTACTCCCTACCGCTGCCGTCGCAGGGCCGCCCCGATTCACCGGCTACGTCGACCATGCGGGGGTTGGCGGCCGTGTGTTCGTGGCAGACGGGCGGGTGGAGTCCGACGGCGACCAGGTGACCTACCGCGGAAAGGTCCGGCTGGGCGGTTCCTGGCAGGAACTGAGCGTGACCCGGACCCTCCACGACGACCCCGGGCCGGACGCCTGGATGGACTCGCGCCGCGCAGAACTGGCCCTCGGGGATACGCGCACCGACGTGCGGATGACGTTGGCGGACGCGGCCGGACTCCTGGCCTCCGTTGAACCGGTAGGCGCCCACGGCTTTATTGACCGGGCCGGGGCCGCCGCGGGATTCGCCGCAAACGGACTCCGGGAACTGCTCCACCGCTACTGA
- a CDS encoding alpha/beta hydrolase: MTITRAAHRTEVIPFRARDNTPLSLVHVTSPAEPAKGPVLLVHGSGVRAELFRPPIRTTIVDVLLEDGWDVWMLNWRASIDLEPLSWTLADAAVNDHPAAVEYVLRETGADTMKAVIHCQGSTSFTMSAVAGLLPQVDTIVSNAVSLHPVVPAFSRLKIDYLTPVVKLFTPYLSPAWGYKSQGYFTRAIRGLVKATHHECDNTVCKMVSFTYGSGRPALWAHENLDDATHQWLSGEFAEVPVTFFEEMGRSIRAGHMVAAGNHPELPKDYVAEAPQTDARFAFIAGLDNLCFLPESQQRSYEFFRKHRPGKDSLHLIPGYGHLDVFFGEHAWQDTFPIIIDELNGHQELKP; encoded by the coding sequence ATGACCATCACCCGCGCCGCGCACCGGACCGAGGTGATCCCGTTCCGCGCCCGGGACAACACTCCCCTGAGCCTGGTCCACGTCACGTCACCGGCCGAACCCGCCAAGGGCCCTGTGCTGCTGGTCCATGGTTCCGGCGTCAGGGCCGAACTTTTCCGGCCGCCCATCCGCACCACCATCGTTGACGTGCTCCTGGAGGACGGCTGGGATGTTTGGATGCTGAACTGGCGCGCCTCGATCGACCTGGAGCCGCTGTCCTGGACGCTCGCTGACGCCGCAGTCAATGACCACCCGGCCGCCGTCGAGTACGTGCTCCGGGAGACCGGCGCCGACACCATGAAGGCAGTGATCCACTGCCAGGGCTCCACGTCCTTCACGATGTCCGCGGTTGCCGGCTTGCTGCCGCAAGTGGACACGATTGTCTCCAACGCGGTCTCGCTGCACCCTGTGGTCCCCGCCTTCTCGCGCTTGAAGATCGACTACCTCACGCCCGTGGTGAAACTCTTCACCCCGTATCTTTCACCGGCTTGGGGCTACAAGTCGCAGGGCTACTTCACCCGGGCCATCCGCGGCCTGGTCAAGGCCACGCACCACGAGTGCGACAACACCGTGTGCAAGATGGTCAGCTTCACCTACGGCAGCGGACGCCCGGCCCTGTGGGCCCATGAAAACCTCGACGACGCAACGCACCAGTGGCTCAGCGGCGAGTTCGCCGAAGTGCCGGTGACGTTCTTCGAGGAGATGGGCCGCAGCATCCGGGCAGGGCACATGGTGGCGGCGGGCAACCATCCGGAACTGCCGAAGGACTACGTGGCCGAGGCCCCGCAGACGGATGCACGGTTCGCGTTCATCGCCGGACTGGACAACCTGTGTTTCCTGCCCGAGAGCCAGCAGCGCAGCTACGAGTTCTTCCGAAAGCACCGCCCGGGCAAGGACTCCCTGCACCTCATCCCCGGCTACGGGCACTTGGACGTCTTCTTCGGCGAACACGCCTGGCAGGACACTTTCCCCATCATCATCGACGAGCTGAACGGACACCAGGAGCTCAAGCCATGA
- a CDS encoding GMC oxidoreductase — protein MDAVVVGSGFGGSVAALRLAEAGQSVVLMERGKPYPPGSFARSPSEMGRNFWDPDRGLYGLFDAWTFRGTEGLVSSGLGGGSLIYANVLLRKDEKWFVNESPIPGGGYENWPFTRADLDPYYKLAEDMLRPVPYPYNDTLKTLAMEKTAANLGLSISRPPIAITFATGPNEEPRTNRPLRLPEYGSIHGPDTVRTTCTLSGECDIGCNSGAKNTLDHNYLSAAAAKGADVRTFHDVRGIRPLNGGGYEVRYVIHHPDNQGGLLDEHIIHCRRLLLGAGTFGSNFLLLRNRGSLPALSDALGTRFSGNGDLLTFVMGAKTPGENGMPPGVRTLTGSRGPVITTAIRVPDSNDDDGDGRGYYVEDAGYPAFINWLMETAQLRTTVKRTAKVAARLLTDRLFDAGRSNVSADLAAALGDGRLSSSSVPLLGMGRDVPDGVLTLRDGRLAVSWTMSTSKEYFGRVRATMSAIAGDLDGDFVDNPLWWAKRVITVHPIGGAPAGRHPGEGVCDSYGEVFGYPGLFVVDGAAMPGPVGANPSLTIAAFAERACARIVNAPAHRGIVPSDAAGGPVDAAGSPANATVGQEAAGAVVDVDALAPRALAPDATKGKGARQEQPAGAATSRTRSRGLTPGAASAGLFTSVRFTEQMHGWFSPGVTDPEKGRSLGRDRNRRIMFELTITAEDIDAFVADPNHPAKAEGYVLADYFGGRMPVEKGWFNLFVEDGSTDGRPARRMLYRLWLRDPGGTPFTFTGYKQIHNEAGFDLWPDTTILYATILRGHVPPADGTQEAPEPSGAGILYIRPLDFAKQLTTFRAEGPAPAAGLAAFMKLFGGELWRVYGLGIRRVPFPFRGQTGPSKRPGR, from the coding sequence GTGGACGCAGTAGTGGTCGGGTCCGGTTTCGGCGGTTCCGTGGCAGCCCTTCGCCTGGCCGAGGCCGGACAATCCGTGGTGCTCATGGAACGCGGCAAGCCCTACCCGCCGGGCAGCTTCGCGCGTTCGCCGTCGGAGATGGGCCGGAACTTCTGGGATCCGGACCGCGGCCTTTACGGCCTGTTCGACGCATGGACCTTCCGCGGCACGGAGGGGCTGGTATCCAGCGGGCTCGGCGGCGGCTCCCTGATTTACGCCAACGTGCTGCTGCGCAAGGACGAGAAATGGTTCGTCAACGAATCCCCCATTCCGGGCGGCGGCTACGAAAACTGGCCGTTCACGCGGGCGGACCTTGATCCTTACTACAAGCTCGCCGAGGACATGCTCCGCCCCGTGCCCTACCCCTACAACGACACCCTCAAGACACTCGCCATGGAAAAGACGGCGGCCAACCTCGGGTTGTCCATCAGCAGGCCTCCCATCGCCATCACCTTCGCCACCGGACCCAACGAGGAACCCCGGACCAACCGGCCGCTTCGCCTCCCGGAGTACGGAAGCATCCACGGCCCGGACACCGTCCGGACCACGTGCACCCTCAGCGGCGAGTGCGACATCGGCTGCAACTCCGGCGCCAAGAACACGTTGGACCACAACTACCTGTCGGCCGCGGCCGCGAAGGGCGCCGACGTCCGGACGTTCCACGACGTTCGGGGCATCAGGCCCTTGAACGGCGGAGGCTATGAAGTCCGCTATGTCATCCACCACCCGGACAACCAGGGAGGGCTGCTGGACGAACACATCATCCACTGCCGCAGGCTCCTGCTTGGTGCCGGCACGTTCGGCAGCAACTTCCTGCTCCTCCGCAACCGGGGTTCGCTGCCGGCCCTCAGCGACGCCCTGGGCACCCGGTTCAGCGGCAACGGCGACCTCCTGACGTTCGTTATGGGCGCGAAGACGCCCGGGGAAAACGGCATGCCTCCGGGCGTCCGCACCCTCACCGGCAGCCGGGGTCCGGTCATCACCACTGCGATCCGGGTGCCGGACAGCAATGACGACGACGGCGACGGCCGCGGTTACTACGTGGAAGACGCCGGGTATCCGGCATTCATCAACTGGCTCATGGAAACCGCGCAGCTTCGCACCACCGTCAAGCGCACGGCCAAAGTTGCCGCGCGATTGCTCACGGACCGGCTCTTTGACGCAGGGCGGTCCAACGTGTCGGCCGACCTGGCCGCTGCCCTCGGCGATGGAAGGTTGTCCTCGAGTTCGGTCCCGCTGCTGGGCATGGGCCGGGACGTTCCCGACGGCGTGCTGACGCTCCGGGACGGACGGCTCGCCGTGTCCTGGACCATGTCCACGTCTAAGGAGTACTTCGGCCGGGTGCGGGCCACGATGTCCGCCATTGCCGGGGACCTGGACGGGGACTTCGTGGACAACCCGCTCTGGTGGGCCAAACGGGTCATCACCGTCCATCCCATCGGCGGGGCCCCCGCGGGCAGGCACCCCGGAGAGGGCGTGTGCGATTCGTACGGGGAGGTCTTCGGCTACCCTGGCCTGTTCGTCGTGGACGGCGCCGCGATGCCCGGGCCCGTGGGCGCCAACCCGTCACTGACCATTGCCGCCTTCGCCGAGAGGGCGTGCGCCCGGATCGTGAACGCCCCGGCCCATCGGGGGATCGTGCCCTCTGATGCTGCCGGCGGCCCGGTGGATGCTGCCGGGAGCCCCGCAAACGCGACCGTCGGGCAGGAAGCCGCGGGCGCCGTCGTCGACGTCGATGCGCTGGCTCCACGCGCCCTGGCGCCGGACGCTACCAAGGGCAAGGGCGCGCGCCAGGAGCAACCGGCGGGCGCCGCCACTTCCCGGACGCGTAGCCGTGGGCTGACGCCGGGCGCAGCGAGTGCCGGGCTTTTCACGTCCGTGCGTTTCACCGAGCAGATGCACGGCTGGTTCAGCCCCGGCGTAACAGACCCGGAGAAAGGCCGGAGCCTGGGCCGGGACCGCAACCGCAGGATCATGTTCGAGCTAACCATTACCGCCGAGGACATTGACGCCTTCGTGGCCGATCCAAACCATCCGGCAAAAGCGGAGGGATATGTGCTGGCCGATTACTTCGGCGGCCGGATGCCGGTGGAAAAGGGCTGGTTCAACCTGTTCGTCGAGGATGGATCCACCGATGGGCGTCCGGCGCGCCGCATGCTGTACCGGCTGTGGCTGCGGGATCCCGGCGGTACGCCTTTCACCTTCACCGGGTACAAGCAGATCCATAACGAGGCCGGCTTCGATCTCTGGCCGGACACCACCATCCTCTATGCCACGATCCTCCGTGGCCACGTACCACCAGCGGACGGCACACAGGAGGCACCGGAACCCTCCGGTGCGGGCATCCTGTATATCCGCCCCCTGGACTTCGCCAAACAGCTCACCACGTTCCGGGCGGAAGGCCCCGCACCGGCCGCGGGCCTGGCAGCGTTCATGAAGCTCTTTGGGGGCGAGCTCTGGCGGGTGTACGGCCTCGGGATCAGGCGGGTGCCCTTCCCTTTCCGGGGCCAAACCGGCCCCTCGAAGCGGCCAGGACGATGA
- a CDS encoding SDR family oxidoreductase, producing the protein MSPDNPAKVAVITGVGRRRSIGAALATGLAMDGWNLVINHWKPYDDRLGLEASPDDADAIAAECRERGAGVVLVPGDLSDPGFPAELIAAGRSLGQVSGLVMSHCESVDSSILTTSVESWDRHFAVNARATWLLIKALAEQLPAVPPGEVGGRIVALTSDHTVNNLPYGASKGALDRIVTAAAVELSGLGVRANVINPGPIDTGWMDESVRSWTTAATPAGRLGTSADTAALVRFLFSDAGSWINGQVLHSNGGFNVS; encoded by the coding sequence ATGAGCCCCGACAATCCTGCAAAGGTCGCCGTCATCACCGGCGTCGGAAGACGGCGTTCCATCGGAGCTGCCTTGGCCACGGGGCTTGCCATGGACGGCTGGAACCTGGTCATTAACCATTGGAAGCCTTACGACGACCGGCTCGGCCTCGAAGCGTCCCCGGACGATGCCGACGCTATAGCTGCCGAATGCCGCGAACGTGGCGCCGGCGTCGTACTTGTTCCCGGCGATCTCAGCGATCCCGGGTTCCCCGCCGAACTGATCGCGGCAGGGCGGTCGCTTGGACAGGTGAGCGGCCTGGTGATGTCCCATTGCGAGTCCGTGGACAGCAGCATCCTCACGACGTCCGTAGAGAGCTGGGACCGCCACTTCGCCGTGAACGCGCGTGCCACATGGCTCCTTATCAAGGCGCTCGCGGAGCAACTGCCCGCCGTCCCTCCGGGCGAGGTAGGAGGCAGGATCGTGGCGCTCACCAGCGACCACACCGTCAACAACCTGCCGTACGGGGCGAGCAAAGGCGCGCTGGACCGGATCGTGACGGCAGCCGCCGTCGAGCTTTCCGGGCTCGGCGTCCGGGCCAACGTCATCAACCCCGGCCCCATCGATACCGGCTGGATGGACGAGTCTGTCCGCTCCTGGACGACGGCGGCCACCCCGGCCGGGCGCCTCGGCACGTCTGCAGACACTGCGGCGTTGGTGCGGTTCCTCTTCTCGGATGCTGGCTCGTGGATCAACGGGCAGGTGCTGCACAGCAACGGCGGATTCAACGTCTCCTGA
- a CDS encoding acetoacetate decarboxylase family protein, producing MKTLTELITPLLKVMPSPVPRRQERLRGQHALADGIKYVMPVNSDDSPVLMAAFPINKKAAAAILPGPELRPFSLGGKGLLVVTVVNYRSTDIGKYIEYSLAIAITHGLGPAPPLLPLLFQKTFKLGQFVVDLPVSTEISVKGGKGIWGMPKHQANLDFVVTDSTVSAQYDKDGKLGCYIEIDRPDPLGIPLKLAASNYCAFRNMLWKSDIYFEATGDIALGAQAKARLILGDAPGVAPLKNLEPEAKPIFTAWLPTAHGVLDDHYEAWFLTAPTEAGAAGLRGGEMLDSVVNLGQGQEWLAPPDRSRVPGAAANTQGGTP from the coding sequence ATGAAAACCCTCACCGAGCTGATCACCCCACTGCTCAAGGTCATGCCCTCCCCCGTACCGCGCCGCCAGGAGCGGTTGCGTGGCCAACACGCCCTGGCGGACGGTATCAAGTACGTCATGCCCGTCAACTCCGACGATTCACCGGTCCTCATGGCGGCTTTCCCCATCAACAAGAAGGCTGCAGCCGCCATCCTTCCCGGACCTGAGCTGCGGCCATTCAGCCTGGGCGGCAAGGGCTTGCTGGTGGTCACGGTGGTCAATTACAGGTCCACGGACATCGGCAAGTACATCGAGTATTCCCTGGCCATCGCCATTACCCACGGCCTGGGACCTGCGCCACCGCTGCTTCCCTTGCTCTTCCAGAAGACGTTCAAGCTTGGCCAGTTCGTGGTGGACCTTCCCGTCAGCACCGAAATCTCCGTCAAGGGCGGCAAGGGCATCTGGGGCATGCCCAAACACCAGGCGAACCTTGACTTCGTGGTGACCGATTCCACGGTCTCCGCCCAGTACGACAAGGACGGCAAGCTCGGTTGCTACATCGAAATCGACCGCCCGGACCCGCTGGGCATCCCGTTGAAACTCGCAGCGTCCAACTACTGCGCGTTCCGGAACATGCTCTGGAAATCGGACATCTACTTTGAAGCCACGGGCGACATCGCTTTGGGGGCACAAGCCAAGGCGCGCCTCATCCTTGGCGATGCGCCCGGCGTCGCACCTTTGAAGAACCTGGAGCCGGAGGCGAAACCGATCTTCACCGCATGGCTGCCCACGGCACACGGCGTCCTGGACGACCACTATGAGGCCTGGTTCCTGACGGCGCCCACCGAGGCCGGCGCTGCGGGCCTGCGGGGCGGAGAGATGCTGGACAGCGTGGTGAACCTCGGGCAGGGCCAGGAGTGGCTGGCACCGCCTGACCGCAGCCGGGTGCCGGGCGCTGCGGCCAACACCCAGGGCGGTACCCCATGA